A section of the Triticum dicoccoides isolate Atlit2015 ecotype Zavitan chromosome 7A, WEW_v2.0, whole genome shotgun sequence genome encodes:
- the LOC119330599 gene encoding vacuolar-sorting receptor 3-like isoform X2: protein MPDPQEDFGEGYEGKQVVVENLRQLCVHRVANKSGRPWAWWDFTMDYKLRCSMKEKKYSKACAEEVVASLGLSLEKVLACMGDPDTDADNAVLSKEQEDRIGRESRGGRHHPAHARHTRRPVQMEAGEDGGAQGRARQLQGGDRAASLPEP, encoded by the exons ATGCCGGACCCACAGGAGGACTTCGGGGAGGGGTACGAGGGGAAGCAGGTGGTGGTGGAGAACCTGCGGCAGCTATGCGTGCACCGGGTGGCCAACAAGAGCGGGCGGCCGTGGGCGTGGTGGGACTTCACCATGGACTACAAGCTGCGGTGCTCCATGAAGGAGAAGAAGTACAGCAAGGCGTGCGCTGAGGAGGTGGTGGCCTCGCTCGGGCTGTCGCTGGAGAAGGTGCTGGCGTGCATGGGCGACCCCGACACTGATGCTGACAATGCCGTGTTGTCCAAGGAGCAGGAGGACCGGATCGGGCGCGAGTCGCGCGGGGGACGTCACCATCCTGCCCACGCTCGTCATACACGACGTCCAGTACAGAT GGAAGCTGGAGAGGACGGCGGTGCTCAAGGCCGTGCGCGTCAGCTTCAAGGAGGGGACCGAGCCGCAAGTCTGCCTGAGCCATG A
- the LOC119330599 gene encoding vacuolar-sorting receptor 3-like isoform X1 — translation MYCMPDPQEDFGEGYEGKQVVVENLRQLCVHRVANKSGRPWAWWDFTMDYKLRCSMKEKKYSKACAEEVVASLGLSLEKVLACMGDPDTDADNAVLSKEQEDRIGRESRGGRHHPAHARHTRRPVQMEAGEDGGAQGRARQLQGGDRAASLPEP, via the exons AT GTACTGCATGCCGGACCCACAGGAGGACTTCGGGGAGGGGTACGAGGGGAAGCAGGTGGTGGTGGAGAACCTGCGGCAGCTATGCGTGCACCGGGTGGCCAACAAGAGCGGGCGGCCGTGGGCGTGGTGGGACTTCACCATGGACTACAAGCTGCGGTGCTCCATGAAGGAGAAGAAGTACAGCAAGGCGTGCGCTGAGGAGGTGGTGGCCTCGCTCGGGCTGTCGCTGGAGAAGGTGCTGGCGTGCATGGGCGACCCCGACACTGATGCTGACAATGCCGTGTTGTCCAAGGAGCAGGAGGACCGGATCGGGCGCGAGTCGCGCGGGGGACGTCACCATCCTGCCCACGCTCGTCATACACGACGTCCAGTACAGAT GGAAGCTGGAGAGGACGGCGGTGCTCAAGGCCGTGCGCGTCAGCTTCAAGGAGGGGACCGAGCCGCAAGTCTGCCTGAGCCATG A